In the bacterium genome, AGGCCGCGCTCGGGGACGCCGTCGGCGGCCGAGCCAACGACGACAACGACACCGCGCACTACGGACGCGGCAGCACGCTCATCATCCACGTCTTCATCAGCCACGACGGCGGGACCTGGACCGGGGACGACATGAACACGGCCAACGCCAAGACCGAAGTGGCGAAGGACTACTACCTGGACAACGCGCCCAGCGAGGCCAATCTCAGCTTCGACAGCTCGGGCGGCTTCTACTGGTACTATCACGCCGATCTGCCCTACACGATTGGCTACAGCGGCACGAACGACACCGTCGTCAACGACGCCCTCGCGGCGATCGGCTTCGGCGATGGCGACGGCGACGGCAGCCGCGTCGACGACATGACGATGTACCTGCAGAACTGGAACGGCGGCTACGACAACGTGATCGCCGCCTTCGAGGTCCACGTCAACGGCCGCGCCTGGGCCAGCTACGGCACCGCGCAGATCCGCCTCTACCTGGACAGCGACGGCAACGTCTGGGCGCACGAGATGGGTCACAGCTTCGGCGCCTGCGACGAGTACGTCGAGAGCGGCATGTGCAACGGCGGCATCAACTGCGGCCTCTGCCAGAGCTGGTACCTGAGCTACAACGTCGACAACGGCAACTGCCAGCTCGCGAGCTGCCCGATCGACGTCAGCTGCCTGATGATCAACAACACCTTCAGCAACATCTGCGACTACACGCGCAAGCACTGGGCCTGGTGGGACACGCCGGGCGGCATCAACTACCTGGACGACGTCAAGCGCCGCACGACGGGCAGCAACTTCGTGATGATCTACCAGCTCTATCACGACGGCTGGTTCTCGTGGAACAACGTGGACAACGGGATGGTGATCCACCAGCTGTGGAACACCTGGTCGGTGATCGGCCTGCGCAGTCCGGCGAGCGCGGACTACGACCCCTATCTCTACCTGGACAACAACCACAACAACTACGTCGCCAACTCCTACACCGGCTATCCGGTGGACTTCATCGTCGGCGACTACAACCACAACCGCATCGGCAACGAGCACATCGAGGTGCGGCGCTACTCGGGCGACACCGCGAACTACAACCTCACCTTCGAGAGCGGCACCGGCATGCTCTACGCGGACGGCATCTCGCGCGGCGTGAGCTGGGGCAGCTACCAGGTGGTGCGCGTCTGGGATGTGCCGCTCTTCGCCGGCGAGGAGCTGACCTTCTACGGCTGGAACCTGAGTGCGGGGATGGACATCGGCCTCGCGCTCTTCAAGAGCAACGGCACGACCTACTTCGCCGGTCGCACGAGCGCGGTCGCCACGGCCGACAGCTACGGCGCGGGCGGCGGCGAGTCCTTCACCTACACGGTGCCGGCGGATGACGTCTACGGCCTCGTCGCCTGGTCGAACAGCACGGTCAATGGCAGCTTCGAGATCCAGATCGGGCCGGCGCCCTACACGCTGGTCGAGGAGACGCCCTTCTTGTCGGGCCTCGACCTGCGCCTGTTCAACTACGACCCGAACGCGCATTACTGGTCGGTGGTCGGCACGCGGCCCTACGACGGCAACGACGTCGCCTGCGGGCTCTACGCCGACGAGAACTACCAGAACCTGCTCCAGACCTCGGGCAACTACATCCCCGGCTCGCCGGAGTTCGTCGCCGTCGACTACTACGTCACGCCCTGGAGCCGCGACCACTGGCGGGTGAATCGCACGAGCGGCACCGGCTTGCACACCAGCGAGTGGGAGCACAACCCCGACTTCATCAGCGGATACACCGGTGACCTCACCTGGAACTACGACCACGTCGCCAAGATCTGGGACTTCTACGCCACCGGCGGGCAGAACTACTTCTTCCGCCAGTACCAGTCCGATGCCGACCTCAACACGGCGATCTACGCCTACAGTTCAAGTGACGGCGATGCCTACAAGGGCCGCGGCGACTTCATCGCTCTGTCGAACTACCACCTGCCGGCCGACGGCGGCGAGTGGTTCAACGTGACGCCCACCATCGGCGGCTGGCTCGGCTTCGTCCAGACGACCGAGGACGAGAACGGCGGCGACTATAGCGTGATGGCCGGCCCGGACATCGCCCTCACCGAGGACGCCGTGGTCACGCGCTACGACGAGGTCGTCTTCGGCAGCAACACGATCCCCTCGATGTGGTGGACGGCCTTCGGCGTGCGTCCCTCGCCCGGCGATGAGGCCAGCATCTGGCTCTACGGCGATGACGCTTACACGATCAGCACGCTCGCCGCGAACGACCAGTACGGCGGCGGCGTGGAGTTCGTCGTCGGGGACTACAACCACATCGGCAGCGGCATGACGACCTACCCGCGCATCTACCGGCGGGCGGGCTACAGCGCCATGGACATCGAGTGGGAAGGCGGCGGCGAGAGCCTCTACTTCCCGCCCGGCAGCGCCGTCTTCTACGACTACGACTGGCCGGCGGGCGATGTCGTCGAGGTCTGGGACATCTGGCTCTATGCGGGCGACCAGCTGCACCTGGAGGTGCAGGACCTCTCGCGCGGGGTGCTCGACCTCGGCGTCGCGCTCTTCGCCTCCAACGGCGCCGCCTACTACGCGAACGAGGAAGGGGCGGCGGTGAGCTCGGACATCGCCGGGATCGGCGGCGAGGAGTCGATCGACCTCACCGCCGATCACAACGACTGGTACGGGCTGGTCGTCTTCAACCAGAACGACAACGGGGGTGCCTACCGGATCACCGTCCAGGACGGCACCACGGTGGCCGCCGGCGAGCTGCCGCTGCCGCAGGTCTTCGCGCTGCGCGCGGCCTCCGCGAATCCCTTCGCGGATGCGGTGACGCTGCGCTACAGCCTGCCCAAGGACAGCGACGCGGCGATCGAGATCTTCGACGTCAGCGGCCGCCGCGTGCGCAGCCTGCTCGCGGGTCGCGCGCCGGCCGGCGAGCACCTGCTCGCCTGGGACGGCAAGAGCGACGCCGGCGAGCGCCTGCCCGGCGGCGTCTACCTGGCCCGCCTCAAGGCCGGCGGCGAGTCGCACACGGCCAAGCTGGTGCGCGTGCGCTAGTCGCCTGCGGAATCGGGATTGCAGAGGGGCCGCCGGCGCTTGCCGGCGGCCCTTCGTGTGGGGAGGCCATCGGCGGCGTGGCGCCGACTAGTCGACCACGCAGCGAAAGCCGATGCTATTCGAACGATGGCCCGGCCCGTTGGCGTTGTAGCTGCGAGTCGCCACGGTGCAGGTGATCGCGGCACCGATGCAGAAGCCACCGCGCAGCAGCCGGAAGGTCTGGGTCGACGCGGGGCCCTTGGGGTCCGTCGTCCCGCCGGCGGGATAGATGTTGCCGAACCAGTCCCAGCACAGCTCGCCGACGTTGCCGCTCATGTCGTAGAGCCCCTCCTCGTTCGCCGACTTCTCGCCCACGCCGTGGGTCGCACTGCCGCTGTTCAGCGCATACCAGGCGACATCGTCGACCGACTCGCTGCCGCTGTAGGTGTAGCCCAGCGAGAGGGAGCCGCCCCGGGCGGCGTACTCCCACTCGGCTTCGGTCGGCAGTCGATAGCCGTTCGCGCCCCACATCACGGCATCGATGTTCAGATCCAGATCGCCGCTGCGATAGACCGTGCTCTGCGAGGCGTCCGTGTAGTAGACGGGTGTGATCCCCGCCATCTCCGAGCGGGCGTTGCACCACTTCACCGTGTCGTACCAGTTCACCATCGTCACCGGCTGGTTCACCCCGCTCCCGTTGGAGCCCCGCTGGCCCGCCGTCAGATCGCTGTAGCCGTGATCCGCCGCCCAGGCGGCGACATCGATCCAGAGTTCGTAGGTCACTTCGTAGGCGTCGATCGCGAAGCCGTCGATCGTGACCGGGATTCCCTGGGCCGAGAAGCTGCCGGCCACGACCACCTGCAGAGTCGGCACGACCACGGCACTGCTGGTCGTGAAGGACCAGACCGGACTCGCGACGCTGCCGCCGTCGGTGGTGACACGCCAGTAGTAGGTTGTGCCGGCGGCCAGTCCCGTGCACGGGTAGGCCGTGCTGCCATGCCCCGTGGTCACCTGTTCGCTGGGCGGATTGCTGTCGTCGAGGTAGACGTCGAAGACGGCTGATGCGGCGCCCGCGCCGGAGCAGCTCCAGCTCAGCGTCGGCGACACGGCGATGCCGTTGGCGGCATCGGCCGGCCATGGGAGCGAGAGCGTGAGCGGCGTGGGGTTGTCGGTCGGGCTGTCGCTCGAGCAACTGAGAAGGCCGAGCGCGATGCCGATGGCGATCAGAGCGCCTGTGATCCTCTTCATCGTTCCTCCTTCACCGCTGCCCACCCGTGGCACGCAGGCGGGCGAGTATGTCGAGGGCGCCGGCGGCTGTCAACGCGAGGCCCCGCGCGCAGCGCCCCCGAGGCGGGGTTCGGACCCGCTGCCGCGGGCGCTCGCAATCCGGACCAGATCCGTACTTTTTCGCCTTGCGCCCCCGGGGGCGGCTTAGTAGCTTCACGGAGCAATCAGTACCGATGCAGTCCAGTTTTTACCAAGCCGCAGGAATTCCATGATCCGCGTCGCCAAGCTGACCGACTACGGGATCGCCCTCATGACCCGCCTCGCCCAGGCGCCGGCCGCCAGCGCCACGGCCCGCGACCTCGCCGAGGCCCTCGGCCTGCCCCTGCCCACGGTGAGCAAGCTGCTCAAGCTGCTCGCCCGGCAGGAGCTGCTGCTCTCGCAGCGCGGGGCCAAGGGCGGCTACAGCCTGGCCCGTCGACCCGAGGAGATCACCCTCGCCGAGCTGGTCGGCGCTCTCGAGGGGCGCGTGGCCGTCACCGAGTGCTCCGCCGAGGCGGGCTGCGCCTGCGAGCTGGAGCCCACCTGCGATGTGCGCGAGAACTGGGGCTGGATCAACCGCCAGGTGATGAGCGCCCTGGAGAACGTCACCCTGCGCGAGATGGCCGGCTCCCTGGCCGGCAAGCCCGGAGGAAACGCCTGATGGCCGAGAACCGCCAGCCCGCGGCCGAGAGCGAGGGGACGCTGGGCGAGAGCGAGCGCCTGCTCCGCGATCTCGCCGCCCAGGACTACAAGTGGGGCTTCGTGACGGACATCGAGGCGGACACCGTGCCGCCCGGCCTGAACGAGGAGGTCATCCGCTTCATCTCGGCCAAGAAAGAGGAGCCCGCCTGGCTGCTCGAGTGGCGCCTGAAGGCCTATCGCCACTGGCTCACGCTGGCGGAGCCACACTGGCCGAAGGTCAAGTACCCGCCCGTCGACTACAAGGCGATCAGCTACTACTCGGCGCCCAAGCAGAAGAAGCAGCTCGCGAGCCTCGACGAGGTGGACCCGGCGCTGCGCGAGACCTACGCCAAGCTCGGCATCCCGCTCGAGGAGCAGAAGCTGCTCGCGGGCGTGGCGGTGGACGCCGTCTTCGACAGCGTGTCCGTGGCCACCACCTTCAAGACGAAGCTGAAGGAGCTGGGCGTCATCTTCCTCTCCTTCTCGGAGGCCGTGCGCGAGCACCCCGAGCTGGTGCAGAAGTACCTGGGCAGGGTCGTGCCGCCCACGGACAACTTCTTCGCGGCGCTGAACTCGGCGGTCTTCACCGACGGCTCCTTCGTCTACGTGCCCAAGGGCCTGCGCTGCCCGATGGAGCTGTCCACCTACTTCCGCATCAATGCGGCGAACACGGGGCAGTTCGAGCGCACGCTGATCGTGGCCGACGAGGGCGCCTATGTCAGCTACCTCGAGGGCTGCACCGCGCCCATGCGCGACGAGAACCAGCTCCACGCCGCGGTGGTCGAGCTCTACGCGCACGCCGACGCCCAGATCAAATACAGCACCGTGCAGAACTGGTACCCCGGCGACAAGGACGGCGTGGGCGGCATCTACAACTTCGTCACGAAGCGCGCGCTCTGCGCCGGCGATCGCGCCAAGGTCTCCTGGACGCAGGTGGAGACGGGCTCGGCGATCACCTGGAAGTACCCGAGCTGCATCCTCAAGGGCGAGGGCTCCGTGGGCGAGTTCTACTCGGTGGCCCTCACGAACAACCGCCAGCAGGCCGACACCGGCACGAAGATGATCCACCTGGGCAAGAACACGCGCAGCACGATCGTGTCCAAGGGCATCTCGGCCGGCCGCGGCGACCAGACCTATCGCGGCCTCGTGCGCATCGCCGGCGGCGCCGAGGGCGCGCGCAACTACACGCAGTGCGACTCGATGCTGCTCGGCGACCGCTGCGGCGCCCACACCTTCCCCACCATCGAGTCCGGCAACCCGTCGGCCAAGGTGGAGCACGAGGCGACCACCACCAAGATCGGCGACGACCAGATCTTCTACTGCAACCAGCGCGGCCTCAGCACCGAGGACGCGGTGTCGATGATCGTGAGCGGCTTCTGCAAGGAGGTCTTCCGCGAGCTGCCCATGGAGTTCGCCGTGGAGGCCCAGAAGCTGCTCAGCGTGAGCCTGGAAGGCAGCGTCGGCTAGCGGCGCGCCCGATTCGCAAGGAGAACCGCCAGCATGCTCGAGATCCGCAACCTGCACGCCGAAGTGGAAGGCAAGCCCATCCTGCGCGGCGTCGACCTGACGATCCGTCCCGGCGAAGTGCACGCCATCATGGGCCCGAACGGCTCGGGCAAGAGCACGCTCGCCCAGGTGCTGGCCGGCAGCGAGGTCTTCACGGTCACGGCCGGCGAAGTGCGCTACGCCGGCGAGGACCTGCTCGCCCTCGCGCCCGAGGAGCGCGCACTGGCGGGCATCTTCCTCGCCTTCCAGTACCCGGTCGAGATCCCCGGGGTGAGCAACCTCTACTTCCTGCGCTCGGCGCTGAATGCGCAGCGCAAGGCGCGCGGCGAGTCCGAGCTGGACGCGATGGACTTCCTCGCCCTCGCCCGCGAGAAGATGCAGCTCTTCGACCTCGACCCCGAGCTGATGAACCGCTCGCTGAACGTCGGCTTCTCGGGCGGCGAGAAGAAGCGCAACGAGGGCTTCCAGATGGCCGTCCTCGCGCCGAAGCTCGCCATCCTCGACGAGACCGACTCGGGCCTGGACATCGACGCGCTCAAGATCGTCGCGCGCGGCGTGAACGCGCTGCGCGGGCCGGACCACGCCGCGCTCGTGATCACGCACTACCAGCGCCTGCTCGAGTACATCGTGCCCGACCGCGTGCACGTGCTTTCGGAGGGACGCATCGTGCGCTCGGGCGGCAAGGAGCTGGCCCTCGAGCTGGAGGCCAAGGGCTACGGCTGGCTGGAGAAGGCCGACCATCCGTCCGCTTGAACCCGCGCCCATCCCTGGAGCCGAAGTGAGCAAGACGAAGCACCCGAATTCGACCGTGAGCGCCGCCGGCCTGCTCGCCGACTTCCCCGCCTTCGCGTCCGCGCGCGCCGAAGCGGCGCCGATCGCCGCCCTGCGCCGCGAGGCCGCCGCGCGCTTCGCGGCGCTGGGCCTGCCGGGCCGCGAGCGCGAGGACTGGAAGTTCGCGGACCTCAGGCCCTTCGCCGCCGCCGGCTGGCGGCCCTTCGCCGAGCAGCCGAGCGCGCCGGCCACGGCCCTCGCCGAGCGTCTCGCGGCGCTGCCCGATCTCGGCGGCCCGCGCCTCGTGCTCGTCGACGGCGTCTACGCGCCCGGCCTCTCGCGGGCCGCGAGTCTGCCCGCGGGCCTCGCGGTGGCGCCGCTGGCGGCGGTCGATCCCGCGCGCCTCCTCGCCGCCGGCTTCGGCCGCCTGGCGAGCCACGCGGACGCCGCCTTCACCGCGCTCAGCGCCGCCTGGTGGCAGGGCGGGCTCTTCCTCACCATCGCGCCGGAGGCCACCTTCGACGCGCCGATCGAGATCGTCCACCTGGCAACGGGCGCCGCCGCCGGCCGCATGCTCGCCCCGCGCCTGCTCGTGGAGGTCGGCCAAATGGGCAGCGCCGCCATAGTTGAGCGCTACCTCAGCGCGGACGACGCCGCGCACTTCACGAACGCGATCGGCGAGCTCAGCCTCGCGGAGGGCGCGCGGCTCACGCACCTGAAGCTCCTCGCCGAGAACGCGGCGGCCTGGCACATCGGCGCCAGCCACGTCCACCAGGCGGCAAGGAGCCACTACGCCTCGCGCGAGATCCTCCTCGGCGGTGCGATGAGTCGCCGCGAGCTGCACCTCACGCTGGCCGGCCGCGAGGCGAGCTGCGAGCTGAACGCGCTCTATCTCGGCGGCGGCGAGCAGCGCCACGACCTGCGCACCCGCGTGCGCCACGCCGTGTCCGACTGCCAGACGCGCGAGCTGTACAAGGGCATCCTGGACGGCCGCGCGCGGGGCATCTTCGACGGGCTGATCATCGTCGACCAGGACGCGCAGAAGACCGACGCGCGCCAGACGAACCGCAACCTGCTGCTCTCCCCCGACGCGACGGCCTACAGCCTGCCGCGCCTGGAGATCTACGCCGACGACGTCAAGTGCACGCACGGCTCGACCACGGGCCAGATCAGCGACGAGCAGCTCTTCTACTTGTGCACACGCGGTTTCGCGGCAGAGGCCGCCCGCGCCCTGCTCACCTATGCCTTCGCGAGCGAGATCATCGAGGGCATCGAGCCCGCGGCGCTGCGTCGCGAGCTGGCGAGCGCCCTGCTCGCGCGCCTCCCCCAGTCACAGAGCGCCCAACTCGAGGTGGACGCGTGAACCCGCCCCCGGATGACGCCGAGCGCCTCGCCCTCGGCACGCGCGCGCCGGGTCGCCGCCGCAACGAAGCCCTGCTCGCCGAGGGCCTGCGCAACGACTTTCCCATCTTCCGGCACCTCGTGCGCGGACGGCCACTGGTCTACCTGGACAGCGCGGCCAGCGCCCAGAAACCCCAGGTCGTGCTCGACACCCTGCACCGCTTCTACAGCGAGGGCTACTCGAACATCCACCGCGGGGTCTACCTGCTCAGCGAGGAAGCGACGCGCATCTACGAGGGCACGCGCGAGAAGGTGCGCCGCCTGCTCGGCGCGCGCGAGACGCGCGAGATCGTCTTCCTGCGCGGGACGACCGAGGGCCTGAACCTGCTCGCCTGGACGCTGGGCCGCCAGCGCGTCGGCGCGGGCGACGAGATCCTCCTCACGCACATGGAGCACCACTCGAACATCGTGCCCTGGCAGCTGCTCTGCGAGCAGGTCGGCGCGAAGCTGGTGGTGGCGCCCATCGACGACACGGGCGCCCTCGACCTCGCGGCCTGGACCGCTCTGCTCTCGCCGCGCACGAAGCTCGTGGCCGCCGGTCACGTCTCGAACGCGCTGGGCACCGTGAACCCGATCAAGACGATGGTCCAGCGCGCGCACGCGCTGGGCATTCCGGTCGTCGTCGACGGCGCGCAGGCCGTGCCGCACCTGCCCATCGACGTGAAAGACCTCGACTGCGACTTCTACGTGTTCAGCGGACACAAGCTCTACGGGCCGACGGGGATCGGCATCCTCTACGGCAAGGCCGAGCTGCTCGAGCAGCTCCCGCCCTACCAGGGCGGCGGCGACATGATCCGCTCGGTCAGCTTCGCGCGCAGCACCTTCGCGCCGCCGCCGCACCGCTTCGAGGCGGGCACGCCGGACATCGCCGGGGCCATCGGCCTCGGCGCGGCGATCTACTACGTCGAGTCGATCGGCTTCGAGGCGATCGTCGCCCACGAGCAGGCCCTGCTCGCCTACGCCACCGAGTGCCTCGCCGCCTTGCCCGGCCTGCAGCTCATCGGCACGGCCCCCGAGAAGGTGGGCGTGCTCTCCTTTGTGATGGACGGCGTGCACCCGCACGACATCGGCACTCTGCTCGACGCCGAGGGCATCTGCGTGCGCGCGGGCCACCACTGCGCGCAGCCGGTGATGGAGCGCTTCGGCGTGCCCGCCACGACGCGCGCCTCCTTCGGCCTCTACAACACGCAGGCGGACGTCGACGCGCTCGTCGCCGGCCTGCTGAAGATCCGGGAGCTCTTTCCGCAATGAGCGACCTGCGCGATCTCTACCAGGAGCTGATCCTCGACCACGGGCGCAACCCGCGCAACCGGCGGCGCATCGAGGGCTGCGCCGAGGCCCATAGCGGCTGCCGGCGCGCTAAGGGCCACAACCCGCTCTGCGGCGACCAGCTGACGCTCTACCTGAAGACGGACAGCGAGCGCGTCGTCGACGTCGCCTTCGAGGGCGCGGGCTGCGCGATCTTCACGGCGTCGTCCTCACTGCTCACGGACGCCCTGCGCGGCAAGGGCCTGGCCGAAGCGCGCGACTTGCTGCGCGACTTCCTGGCGATGATCACCGACGAGAACGCCGCGGCCGATCCGGCGCGCCTGGGCAAGCTGGCCGTCTTCGCCGGCGTGCGTGGCTACCCGGTGCGCGTCAAGTGCGCGGCCCTCGCCTGGCGCACCCTCGAGGCCGCGCTCGACGGCGCGGCCGAAGCCAGCACGGAGTAGCGATGAGCGACACGCCCGAGCCGGCCGCCCGCGACGAGGCCCTGCGCGAGGCCGCGATCGACGTCCTGCGCACGGTCTTCGACCCGGAGATCCCGGTGAACATCTGGGAGCTGGGGCTGATCTACGCGGTCGAGGCCGACGCCGCCGCGGGCGGCGTAGCCGTGCGGATGACCCTCACCTCGCCCGCCTGCCCCGTGGCCGGCAGCCTGCCCGGCGAGGTCGAGCGCAAGCTGCGCGGCCTGCCGGGCGTGAGCGAGGCCCGCGTCGAGCTCACCTGGGAGCCCGCCTGGACCACGGCGATGATGTCCGACAGCGCGCGGCTCGAGCTAGGATTCCTCTAGTCTTCGCTACGCCCGCCGTCGATCTGCCTAATGAGCTCGGCGCACTCCCTGCGCAGCACCGGCACGCGCGTCACGCGGCATAGATGACCTGCTTGGTGCGTTCGATCTCGGCCGCGATGTAGCGGTTCCGGACGGCATCGGCCATCACGAGGTCGACTTCGACCCCAAAGATACCGCGCAGCGCATCCAAGAGGCCGAAGTAGGCATCGACGAGGGCGTGCGGGTGCATCGGTCTGAATTCGACGAGCAGGTCGATATCGCTGGCGCCGGGACGGTAGTCCGGGCGCAGCACCGATCCGAAGGCATGCAGGCGGTCGACGCCGTAGCGCTCGCATGCTTCGACGATTGATGCCCGCACGTCATCGAGTTGGCGGACCATGCTCCACCTCCGAGGCGCAGTGTACATGGTCGCTTCAGCAAGCGCTACGTCGAATCCGACGACCAGGCGCCCTCCGCTGGCCCTAGCGGCGCCCCGCCGACGTCGGCTGCGGCGCGAGGATCACGGGGATGATCGTCAGGTTCCCCGCCTCGGTGCCCGGCGCGTAGTTCTTCTGCGGCTTGGCGGCCTTGCCCTGCTCGCGCAGGAGGAAGCAGCAGTCCTCACCGTCGCGCGGTCCGCCGCTGCGAGCGCCATCGCCCGGCGCCGGACCCAGCCACCACAGCTCGATGCGCTGCTTGGCGTCCAGGCCGCAGGCCTGCTCGGCCAGCGCCGCCGCCGTGGCGTGCACGCTCTCGAGCAGCCGCGCCACCTGCGCGTCCGCGAGCCCGGCGCCCTCGAGCAGCGCGCGCACCCAACCGCG is a window encoding:
- a CDS encoding T9SS type A sorting domain-containing protein encodes the protein MKPLRLILCLALLALASGNVLADPLAPSRGQSSAEDILAARLAAAQSSLVNADPSTWEDVEGMAEQAALGDAVGGRANDDNDTAHYGRGSTLIIHVFISHDGGTWTGDDMNTANAKTEVAKDYYLDNAPSEANLSFDSSGGFYWYYHADLPYTIGYSGTNDTVVNDALAAIGFGDGDGDGSRVDDMTMYLQNWNGGYDNVIAAFEVHVNGRAWASYGTAQIRLYLDSDGNVWAHEMGHSFGACDEYVESGMCNGGINCGLCQSWYLSYNVDNGNCQLASCPIDVSCLMINNTFSNICDYTRKHWAWWDTPGGINYLDDVKRRTTGSNFVMIYQLYHDGWFSWNNVDNGMVIHQLWNTWSVIGLRSPASADYDPYLYLDNNHNNYVANSYTGYPVDFIVGDYNHNRIGNEHIEVRRYSGDTANYNLTFESGTGMLYADGISRGVSWGSYQVVRVWDVPLFAGEELTFYGWNLSAGMDIGLALFKSNGTTYFAGRTSAVATADSYGAGGGESFTYTVPADDVYGLVAWSNSTVNGSFEIQIGPAPYTLVEETPFLSGLDLRLFNYDPNAHYWSVVGTRPYDGNDVACGLYADENYQNLLQTSGNYIPGSPEFVAVDYYVTPWSRDHWRVNRTSGTGLHTSEWEHNPDFISGYTGDLTWNYDHVAKIWDFYATGGQNYFFRQYQSDADLNTAIYAYSSSDGDAYKGRGDFIALSNYHLPADGGEWFNVTPTIGGWLGFVQTTEDENGGDYSVMAGPDIALTEDAVVTRYDEVVFGSNTIPSMWWTAFGVRPSPGDEASIWLYGDDAYTISTLAANDQYGGGVEFVVGDYNHIGSGMTTYPRIYRRAGYSAMDIEWEGGGESLYFPPGSAVFYDYDWPAGDVVEVWDIWLYAGDQLHLEVQDLSRGVLDLGVALFASNGAAYYANEEGAAVSSDIAGIGGEESIDLTADHNDWYGLVVFNQNDNGGAYRITVQDGTTVAAGELPLPQVFALRAASANPFADAVTLRYSLPKDSDAAIEIFDVSGRRVRSLLAGRAPAGEHLLAWDGKSDAGERLPGGVYLARLKAGGESHTAKLVRVR
- a CDS encoding SUF system Fe-S cluster assembly regulator, with product MIRVAKLTDYGIALMTRLAQAPAASATARDLAEALGLPLPTVSKLLKLLARQELLLSQRGAKGGYSLARRPEEITLAELVGALEGRVAVTECSAEAGCACELEPTCDVRENWGWINRQVMSALENVTLREMAGSLAGKPGGNA
- the sufB gene encoding Fe-S cluster assembly protein SufB, which produces MAENRQPAAESEGTLGESERLLRDLAAQDYKWGFVTDIEADTVPPGLNEEVIRFISAKKEEPAWLLEWRLKAYRHWLTLAEPHWPKVKYPPVDYKAISYYSAPKQKKQLASLDEVDPALRETYAKLGIPLEEQKLLAGVAVDAVFDSVSVATTFKTKLKELGVIFLSFSEAVREHPELVQKYLGRVVPPTDNFFAALNSAVFTDGSFVYVPKGLRCPMELSTYFRINAANTGQFERTLIVADEGAYVSYLEGCTAPMRDENQLHAAVVELYAHADAQIKYSTVQNWYPGDKDGVGGIYNFVTKRALCAGDRAKVSWTQVETGSAITWKYPSCILKGEGSVGEFYSVALTNNRQQADTGTKMIHLGKNTRSTIVSKGISAGRGDQTYRGLVRIAGGAEGARNYTQCDSMLLGDRCGAHTFPTIESGNPSAKVEHEATTTKIGDDQIFYCNQRGLSTEDAVSMIVSGFCKEVFRELPMEFAVEAQKLLSVSLEGSVG
- the sufC gene encoding Fe-S cluster assembly ATPase SufC, giving the protein MLEIRNLHAEVEGKPILRGVDLTIRPGEVHAIMGPNGSGKSTLAQVLAGSEVFTVTAGEVRYAGEDLLALAPEERALAGIFLAFQYPVEIPGVSNLYFLRSALNAQRKARGESELDAMDFLALAREKMQLFDLDPELMNRSLNVGFSGGEKKRNEGFQMAVLAPKLAILDETDSGLDIDALKIVARGVNALRGPDHAALVITHYQRLLEYIVPDRVHVLSEGRIVRSGGKELALELEAKGYGWLEKADHPSA
- the sufD gene encoding Fe-S cluster assembly protein SufD — its product is MSKTKHPNSTVSAAGLLADFPAFASARAEAAPIAALRREAAARFAALGLPGREREDWKFADLRPFAAAGWRPFAEQPSAPATALAERLAALPDLGGPRLVLVDGVYAPGLSRAASLPAGLAVAPLAAVDPARLLAAGFGRLASHADAAFTALSAAWWQGGLFLTIAPEATFDAPIEIVHLATGAAAGRMLAPRLLVEVGQMGSAAIVERYLSADDAAHFTNAIGELSLAEGARLTHLKLLAENAAAWHIGASHVHQAARSHYASREILLGGAMSRRELHLTLAGREASCELNALYLGGGEQRHDLRTRVRHAVSDCQTRELYKGILDGRARGIFDGLIIVDQDAQKTDARQTNRNLLLSPDATAYSLPRLEIYADDVKCTHGSTTGQISDEQLFYLCTRGFAAEAARALLTYAFASEIIEGIEPAALRRELASALLARLPQSQSAQLEVDA
- a CDS encoding cysteine desulfurase; translation: MLAEGLRNDFPIFRHLVRGRPLVYLDSAASAQKPQVVLDTLHRFYSEGYSNIHRGVYLLSEEATRIYEGTREKVRRLLGARETREIVFLRGTTEGLNLLAWTLGRQRVGAGDEILLTHMEHHSNIVPWQLLCEQVGAKLVVAPIDDTGALDLAAWTALLSPRTKLVAAGHVSNALGTVNPIKTMVQRAHALGIPVVVDGAQAVPHLPIDVKDLDCDFYVFSGHKLYGPTGIGILYGKAELLEQLPPYQGGGDMIRSVSFARSTFAPPPHRFEAGTPDIAGAIGLGAAIYYVESIGFEAIVAHEQALLAYATECLAALPGLQLIGTAPEKVGVLSFVMDGVHPHDIGTLLDAEGICVRAGHHCAQPVMERFGVPATTRASFGLYNTQADVDALVAGLLKIRELFPQ
- a CDS encoding SUF system NifU family Fe-S cluster assembly protein, with the protein product MSDLRDLYQELILDHGRNPRNRRRIEGCAEAHSGCRRAKGHNPLCGDQLTLYLKTDSERVVDVAFEGAGCAIFTASSSLLTDALRGKGLAEARDLLRDFLAMITDENAAADPARLGKLAVFAGVRGYPVRVKCAALAWRTLEAALDGAAEASTE
- a CDS encoding DUF59 domain-containing protein, whose amino-acid sequence is MSDTPEPAARDEALREAAIDVLRTVFDPEIPVNIWELGLIYAVEADAAAGGVAVRMTLTSPACPVAGSLPGEVERKLRGLPGVSEARVELTWEPAWTTAMMSDSARLELGFL